One stretch of Coriobacteriia bacterium DNA includes these proteins:
- a CDS encoding GNAT family N-acetyltransferase: MLIREEHGDRRRHLPLLLLADEQESMVDRYLDEGTMYVLEVDGVVVGECVVNDVGNGVLEIKNIAVNPSHQHQGYGRILIDFVAMRHAGEYDILQVGTGDSPLTVPFYERCGFERSHVVEGFFTENYDHPIFEGGVRLVDMVYLRKRL; the protein is encoded by the coding sequence GTGCTCATTCGCGAGGAACATGGCGACAGACGGCGTCACCTGCCCCTGCTCCTGCTTGCCGATGAGCAGGAAAGCATGGTCGATCGCTATCTCGACGAAGGCACGATGTACGTCCTGGAGGTCGACGGCGTCGTGGTGGGCGAGTGCGTTGTGAACGATGTGGGCAACGGCGTGCTGGAGATCAAGAACATCGCTGTCAATCCCTCTCACCAGCACCAGGGTTATGGGCGCATACTCATCGACTTCGTGGCCATGCGCCATGCAGGCGAGTATGACATCCTGCAAGTGGGGACAGGCGACAGTCCGCTCACCGTGCCGTTTTACGAGCGATGCGGCTTCGAGCGCTCTCATGTGGTCGAAGGATTCTTCACGGAAAACTACGACCATCCCATATTCGAGGGCGGTGTTCGGCTTGTCGACATGGTCTATCTGCGCAAGCGTTTGTAG